Proteins encoded in a region of the Limanda limanda chromosome 17, fLimLim1.1, whole genome shotgun sequence genome:
- the b9d1 gene encoding B9 domain-containing protein 1, translated as MAVRDDPSVFLLTVNGQIEGADFPEYDNLYCKYCFVYGHDWAPISGLEEGITQITCKGSQSSHKLIWNFPLETTFKSTNPSGWPQLVVSVYGPDVFGNDVVRGYGATHIPFTSGQHTRTIPMFVPEPTWRLQKFTSWLLGRRPEYTDPKVVAQGEGREVTRVRSQGFVSVSFHILTKDMKKLGYDTGPSSPANKGSDASAWSTEEQTYRM; from the exons ATGGCCGTCCGTGATGACCCGTCCGTGTTCCTCCTGACCGTGAACGGACAGATCGAGGGAGCCGAC TTTCCAGAGTACGACAACCTCTACTGCAAATACTGCTTCGTGTACGGACACGACTGGGCCCCGATCTCA gGGCTGGAGGAAGGCATCACTCAGATCACCTGTAAAGGCAGCCAGTCGTCACATAAACTCATATGGAACTTCCCACTGGAGACAACTTTTAAGAGCACAAACCCATCAGGAT GGCCTCAGCTGGTGGTGAGTGTGTACGGTCCAGATGTGTTTGGCAACGACGTCGTCCGGGGTTACGGAGCAACACACATCCCTTTCACCTCTGGACA ACACACAAGGACCATCCCCATGTTTGTTCCCGAGCCCACATGGAGACTTCAGAAGTTCACCAG CTGGCTGCTGGGACGGCGGCCCGAGTACACAGACCCAAAAGTCGTGGCTCAGGGTGAAGGCAGAGAAG TGACGCGGGTTCGTTCCCAAGGCTTCGTCAGCGTCTCCTTTCACATCCTCACTAAAGACATGAAGAAACTGGGTTATGACACGGGGCCGTCGAGTCCAGCGAACAAAGGCTCTGATGCGTCCGCCTGGTCGACAGAAGAGCAAACCTACAGGATGTAG
- the epn2 gene encoding epsin-2 isoform X1, with amino-acid sequence MPSSTIRRQMKNMVNNYSDAEKKVRESTSNDPWGPSSSLMSEIADLTYNVVAFSEIMSMIWKRLNDHGKNWRHVYKALTLLDYLIKTGSERVALQCKENIFAIQTLKDFQYIDRDGKDQGINVREKSKQLVVLLKDEERLKGERSQALKTKERMAQVSTGGSQMGFGRGSSQPNLSTSYSEEYGRSEGSPASYHGSTSPNAGSELEQARPQTSGEEELQLQLALAMSREAADQEDRIRRGDDLRLQMALEESKKGGPGSAKLAKKKKEPQSSLLDLMDVPVAGASADPWGPGARARAAAGVGAGAGAGAGAAAASADPWQSYGSSPKPVAPVDPWGVPPSVPPMKSSDPWANSAPAADPWGSAATRPKTSNTGGFDLFNSSNGTSKEDFSEFDSLRSSSSVPTGDGGITSSIPSQASLASSGSLDLFDHMPTSINTNPTRKTPESFLGPNAALVNLDSLVTKPAQPPPVVNPFLASTGGAAPAAAAAAHANPFQVSQPIPPTLNQMRVSPMPSGFAAMPESMPAQPITMVPVAGRAMPGMGVSSLGGLGMQASMSMPQPLMSMPPQGQPTGTTNPFLL; translated from the exons ATGCCGAGCTCCACCATCCGCCGGCAGATGAAGAACATGGTGAACAACTACTCTGATGCAGAGAAGAAAGTGAGAGAGTCCACCTCCAACGACCCCTGGGGCCCGTCGTCTTCTCTCATGTCCGAGATCGCAGACCTCACCTACAACGTGGTGGCCTTCAGCGAGATCATGAGCATGATCTGGAAACGGCTCAACGACCACGGCAAGAACTGGCGCCACGTCTACAAGGCGCTCACTCTGCTGGACTACCTGATCAAGACGGGCTCGGAGCGGGTGGCGCTGCAGTGCAAAGAGAACATCTTTGCCATCCAGACTCTGAAGGACTTCCAGTACATTGACAGGGACGGCAAAGACCAGGGCATCAATGTCCGGGAGAAGAGCAAGCAGCTGGTGGTCCTCCTCAAAGACGAGGAGCGCCTCAAAGGAGAAAG GTCTCAGGCTTTGAAGACCAAAGAGCGCATGGCCCAGGTGTCCACAGGAGGCAGTCAGATGGGTTTTGGCCGAGGTTCATCCCAGCCCAACCTCTCCACTTCTTACAGCGAAGAGTACGGCCGGTCAGAGGGCTCACCTGCCTCCTACCATGGCT ctACGTCCCCCAATGCAGGCTCAGAGCTGGAGCAGGCCCGACCTCAGACCAGCGGAGAGGAGGAGCTACAGCTGCAACTCGCTCTCGCCATGAGTAGAGAGGCTGCAGACCAg GAGGATCGCATTCGCAGAGGGGATGACTTGAGACTTCAGATGGCCTTAGAGGAGAGCAAGAAAGGGGGTCCAGGTTCAGCAAAACTGgccaaaaagaagaaagag CCACAGTCATCCTTACTGGATCTGATGGACGTCCCAGTGGCTGGAGCCAGTGCCGATCCCTGGGGTCCTGGAGCTCGGGCCAGAGCAGCAGCCGGAGTCGGAGCTGGAGCCGGAGCTGGAGCCGGAGCTGCGGCTGCATCAGCAGACCCCTGGCAGTCGTATG GGTCTTCCCCTAAACCAGTAGCCCCAGTTGACCCGTGGGGTGTGCCGCCTTCTGTCCCACCCATGAAGAGCAGCGACCCGTGGGCAAACTCCGCCCCTGCCGCTGACCCCTGGGGCTCTGCAGCCACCCGCCCCAAGACTTCCAACACAG GTGGCTTCGACCTGTTCAATTCATCCAATGGTACGTCCAAAGAGGACTTCTCAGAGTTTGACAgcctccgctcctcctcctctgtccccaCTG GTGATGGAGGTATCACCTCCTCTATTCCCTCCCAAGCCAGTCTCGCCAGCAGCGGCAGTCTGGACCTCTTCGACCACATGCCCACATCTATCAACACAAACCCAACCAGAAAGACTCCCGAGTCCTTCCTGGGTCCCAACGCAGCCCTGGTGAACCTGGACTCCCTGGTGACCAAACCAGCCCAGCCCCCGCCGGTCGTCAACCCGTTCCTGGCTtcgacag GTGGCGCCGctccagcggcagcagcagcagcccacgCCAACCCCTTCCAAGTAAGCCAGCCgatcccccccaccctcaaCCAGATGCGGGTCAGCCCCATGCCCTCGGGCTTCGCCGCCATGCCCGAGTCCATGCCGGCCCAGCCAATCACCATGGTCCCTGTGGCAGGGCGTGCGATGCCCGGTATGGGGGTCAGCTCTCTGGGAGGTTTGGGGATGCAAGCCTCCATGTCCATGCCCCAGCCCCTGATGAGCATGCCCCCCCAAGGGCAGCCCACAGGAACCACCAACCCCTTCCTGTTGTGA
- the epn2 gene encoding epsin-2 isoform X2 — MPSSTIRRQMKNMVNNYSDAEKKVRESTSNDPWGPSSSLMSEIADLTYNVVAFSEIMSMIWKRLNDHGKNWRHVYKALTLLDYLIKTGSERVALQCKENIFAIQTLKDFQYIDRDGKDQGINVREKSKQLVVLLKDEERLKGERSQALKTKERMAQVSTGGSQMGFGRGSSQPNLSTSYSEEYGRSEGSPASYHGSTSPNAGSELEQARPQTSGEEELQLQLALAMSREAADQEDRIRRGDDLRLQMALEESKKGGPGSAKLAKKKKEPQSSLLDLMDVPVAGASADPWGPGARARAAAGVGAGAGAGAGAAAASADPWQSYGSSPKPVAPVDPWGVPPSVPPMKSSDPWANSAPAADPWGSAATRPKTSNTGGFDLFNSSNGDGGITSSIPSQASLASSGSLDLFDHMPTSINTNPTRKTPESFLGPNAALVNLDSLVTKPAQPPPVVNPFLASTGGAAPAAAAAAHANPFQVSQPIPPTLNQMRVSPMPSGFAAMPESMPAQPITMVPVAGRAMPGMGVSSLGGLGMQASMSMPQPLMSMPPQGQPTGTTNPFLL, encoded by the exons ATGCCGAGCTCCACCATCCGCCGGCAGATGAAGAACATGGTGAACAACTACTCTGATGCAGAGAAGAAAGTGAGAGAGTCCACCTCCAACGACCCCTGGGGCCCGTCGTCTTCTCTCATGTCCGAGATCGCAGACCTCACCTACAACGTGGTGGCCTTCAGCGAGATCATGAGCATGATCTGGAAACGGCTCAACGACCACGGCAAGAACTGGCGCCACGTCTACAAGGCGCTCACTCTGCTGGACTACCTGATCAAGACGGGCTCGGAGCGGGTGGCGCTGCAGTGCAAAGAGAACATCTTTGCCATCCAGACTCTGAAGGACTTCCAGTACATTGACAGGGACGGCAAAGACCAGGGCATCAATGTCCGGGAGAAGAGCAAGCAGCTGGTGGTCCTCCTCAAAGACGAGGAGCGCCTCAAAGGAGAAAG GTCTCAGGCTTTGAAGACCAAAGAGCGCATGGCCCAGGTGTCCACAGGAGGCAGTCAGATGGGTTTTGGCCGAGGTTCATCCCAGCCCAACCTCTCCACTTCTTACAGCGAAGAGTACGGCCGGTCAGAGGGCTCACCTGCCTCCTACCATGGCT ctACGTCCCCCAATGCAGGCTCAGAGCTGGAGCAGGCCCGACCTCAGACCAGCGGAGAGGAGGAGCTACAGCTGCAACTCGCTCTCGCCATGAGTAGAGAGGCTGCAGACCAg GAGGATCGCATTCGCAGAGGGGATGACTTGAGACTTCAGATGGCCTTAGAGGAGAGCAAGAAAGGGGGTCCAGGTTCAGCAAAACTGgccaaaaagaagaaagag CCACAGTCATCCTTACTGGATCTGATGGACGTCCCAGTGGCTGGAGCCAGTGCCGATCCCTGGGGTCCTGGAGCTCGGGCCAGAGCAGCAGCCGGAGTCGGAGCTGGAGCCGGAGCTGGAGCCGGAGCTGCGGCTGCATCAGCAGACCCCTGGCAGTCGTATG GGTCTTCCCCTAAACCAGTAGCCCCAGTTGACCCGTGGGGTGTGCCGCCTTCTGTCCCACCCATGAAGAGCAGCGACCCGTGGGCAAACTCCGCCCCTGCCGCTGACCCCTGGGGCTCTGCAGCCACCCGCCCCAAGACTTCCAACACAG GTGGCTTCGACCTGTTCAATTCATCCAATG GTGATGGAGGTATCACCTCCTCTATTCCCTCCCAAGCCAGTCTCGCCAGCAGCGGCAGTCTGGACCTCTTCGACCACATGCCCACATCTATCAACACAAACCCAACCAGAAAGACTCCCGAGTCCTTCCTGGGTCCCAACGCAGCCCTGGTGAACCTGGACTCCCTGGTGACCAAACCAGCCCAGCCCCCGCCGGTCGTCAACCCGTTCCTGGCTtcgacag GTGGCGCCGctccagcggcagcagcagcagcccacgCCAACCCCTTCCAAGTAAGCCAGCCgatcccccccaccctcaaCCAGATGCGGGTCAGCCCCATGCCCTCGGGCTTCGCCGCCATGCCCGAGTCCATGCCGGCCCAGCCAATCACCATGGTCCCTGTGGCAGGGCGTGCGATGCCCGGTATGGGGGTCAGCTCTCTGGGAGGTTTGGGGATGCAAGCCTCCATGTCCATGCCCCAGCCCCTGATGAGCATGCCCCCCCAAGGGCAGCCCACAGGAACCACCAACCCCTTCCTGTTGTGA